A region from the Sorex araneus isolate mSorAra2 chromosome 6, mSorAra2.pri, whole genome shotgun sequence genome encodes:
- the LOC101541419 gene encoding S-phase kinase-associated protein 1-like encodes MPSIKLQSSDGEIFEVDVEIAKQSVTIKTMLEELGMDDEGVDDPVPLPNVNVAILKKVIQWCTHHKDDPPPPEDDENKEKRTDDIPVWDQEFLKVDQGTLFELILPANYLDIKGLLDVTCKTVANMIKGKTPGEIRKTLNIKNDFMEEEEAQVRKENQWCEEK; translated from the coding sequence ATGCCTTCTATTAAGTTGCAGAGTTCCGATGGAGAGATTTTTGAAGTTGATGTGGAAATTGCCAAACAGTCTGTAACTATCAAAACCATGTTGGAAGAGTTGGGAATGGATGATGAAGGAGTTGATGACCCAGTTCCTCTTCCAAATGTTAATGTAGCAATATTAAAAAAGGTTATTCAGTGGTGCACCCACCACAAGGATGACCCCCCTCCTCCTGAGGATGATGAGAACAAAGAAAAGCGAACAGATGATATCCCTGTTTGGGACCAAGAATTCCTGAAAGTGGACCAAGGAACACTTTTTGAACTTATCCTGCCTGCAAACTACTTAGACATCAAAGGTTTGCTTGATGTTACATGCAAGACTGTTGCCAATATGATTAAGGGCAAGACACCTGGGGAGATTCGGAAGACCTTAAACATCAAAAATGACTTTATGGAAGAAGAGGAAGCCCAGGTACGCAAAGAGAACCAGTGGTGTGAAGAGAAGTGA